A genomic stretch from Falco biarmicus isolate bFalBia1 chromosome 17, bFalBia1.pri, whole genome shotgun sequence includes:
- the IGFBP4 gene encoding insulin-like growth factor-binding protein 4, whose protein sequence is MRALPALPPLPALLPLLPLLLLVLAAAPGGGEEAIQCPPCSEERLARCKAPQGCAELVREPGCGCCATCALGRGTACGVYTARCGAGLRCYPPRGVPRPLHTLMHGQGVCTDLADVEAIQESLHPPEKEEIDHPNNSFSPCSIHDRKCLQKQQAKRVNNGNKMRNSGSPYHREETRPIAQGSCQSELHRALERLAASQTRTHEDLYVIPIPNCDRNGNFHPKQCHPALDGQRGKCWCVDRKTGVKLPGFLELKGDLDCHQLADSM, encoded by the exons ATGCGCGCTCTGCCCGCGCTGCCTCCGCTGCCCGCGCTGCTCCcgctgctcccactgctgctgctggtgctggcggcggcgccgggcggcgGCGAGGAGGCGATCCAGTGCCCGCCGTGCTCGGAGGAGCGGCTGGCGCGCTGCAAGGCACCGCAGGGCTGCGCGGAGCTGGTGCGGGAGCCGGGTTGCGGCTGCTGCGCAACTTGCGCCCTCGGCCGCGGTACCGCCTGCGGCGTCTACACCGCCCGCTGCGGCGCCGGGCTGCGGTGCTACCCCCCCCGCGGCGTGCCCCGGCCCCTGCACACCCTCATGCACGGCCAGGGTGTCTGCACCGACCTGGCCGACGTCGAGGCCATCCAGGAGAGCCTCCACCCCCCAG AGAAGGAGGAGATCGACCACCCCAACAACAGCTTCAGCCCCTGCAGCATCCATGACCGCAAGtgcttgcagaagcagcaggcgAAGCGGGTCAACAACGGCAACAAGATGCGCAACAGCGGCAGCCCGTACCACCGTGAGGAGACGCGGCCCATA GCACAGGGCTCGTGCCAGAGCGAGCTGCACCGGGCGCTGGAGCGGCTGGCGGCCTCGCAGACCCGCACGCACGAGGACCTGTACGTCATCCCCATCCCCAACTGCGACCGCAACGGCAACTTCCACCCCAAGCAG TGTCACCCGGCGCTGGATGGGCAGCGGGGCAAGTGCTGGTGCGTGGACCGCAAGACGGGTGTGAAGCTGCCGGGCTTCCTGGAGCTGAAGGGGGACTTGGACTGTCACCAGCTGGCAGACAGCATGTGA
- the TNS4 gene encoding tensin-4 — protein sequence MSQVIQNHVLRVGQTVCVSSQEETKSLHPAGYPGCSALPVEYAYYSTEGWADPSMMVRSNARLLPGGRLYGAHPVFEHVAAHAQGKGQQETSLERPTAPYQPKKEEDDTGTDPEAHLVSPTLDISIESLNQLILEIDPTFQPLMCKPVKDTVQPASQSDTATTKKQDPEAIDIKYIEMTPGRGTCGELWQGTPHPPPMPFSRSPQGNAFQPQKGGLRSNYSTSSNVVFLSPPSPASPRAATPSCAASPTCSKGTECIAVPRQCVAGQVDSISYGPGALSTSPGFDNLLKPVHVVRAQQRGSWVSQLSMSPGSDTSYILGSSTHSLHNDDSDAHPAACHAADCPSPASSLGSPCPPSPSIRSNSGEVFGLSPHQPRAPCATIANTSPSQKGQASSCPPSILNSTADIPVLLVNGCLEQGDASSRPAKAPPASVKQIPLPSCSPTLRLGGLNNALSAPALSCVSDSPLRAGQPTMKFVMDTSKYWFKPSITRDQAIQLLKDKEPGTFVVRDSTSYRGSFGLAMKVPVSPSGSQTGDESSDLVRHFLIESSAKGVHLKGASEELYFGSLSAFVYQHAITPLALPCKLSIPTRDLADGEDSPDCAPESTPSLLKKTAVCNVLYLNSVNMETLTGAPAIQKAVSSTFELETLPTPTLVHFRVTEQGVTLTDIQRKVFFRRHYPLAAIRFCGMDPENRKWQKYCKSSRIFGFVAKSQTDSENLCHLFAEYDTVQPASLVIDLLCKLLPGP from the exons ATGTCACAGGTCATACAAAACCACGTGTTGCGCGTTGGACAGACTGTGTGTGTTTCCTCACAGGAGGAAACTAAGAGCTTGCACCCGGCGGGGTACCCGGGCTGCTCCGCGCTGCCGGTGGAGTACGCCTACTACTCAACGGAGGGCTGGGCTGACCCATCCATGATGGTGCGCAGCAATGCACGCCTGCTTCCCGGTGGACGGCTGTACGGAGCCCACCCCGTGTTCGAGCACGTGGCTGCCCACGCgcaggggaaggggcagcaggagacCTCTTTGGAGAGACCCACTGCTCCCTATCAGCCAAAGAAGGAGGAGGACGACACCGGCACGGATCCTGAGGCTCACCTGGTGTCTCCTACCTTGGACATATCAATAGAAAGCCTGAACCAGCTGATTCTAGAAATCGACCCAACCTTTCAGCCACTCATGTGCAAGCCAGTGAAGGACACAGTCCAACCTGCTTCTCAGAGTGACACTGCTACCACCAAGAAACAAGATCCGGAGGCAATAG ACATCAAGTACATAGAGATGACACCAGGCAGAGGCACGTGTGGGGAGCTCTGGCAgggcaccccccaccccccacccatgCCCTTCTCAAGGTCCCCCCAGGGCAATGCCTTCCAGCCCCAAAAAGGGGGACTCAGAAGCAACTACAGCACCAGCAGCAACGTGGTTTTCTTGAGCCCACCCAGCCCCGCGAGCCCCCGGGCGGCCACCCCCAGCTGTGCCGCCTCCCCGACCTGCAGCAAAGGGACCGAGTGCATCGCCGTGCCCCGGCAGTGCGTGGCTGGCCAGGTGGACAGCATCTCCTATGGCCCCGGCGCGCTCAGCACCTCCCCGGGCTTCGACAATTTGCTGAAGCCTGTGCACGTGGTGAGGGCCCAGCAGAGGGGCAGCTGGGTCTCCCAGCTCTCCATGAGCCCCGGCTCGGACACCAGTTACATCCTGGGAAG CAGCACCCACTCGCTCCACAACGATGACTCGGATGctcaccctgctgcctgccacgcTGCTGACTGCCcatcccctgccagctccctgggcagcccctgcccaccctccccGAGCATCAGGTCCAACTCTGGAGAAGTTTTTGGCCTGagtccccaccagcccagggcacCCTGCGCCACCATAGCAAACACCTCCCCATCCCAGAAGGGAcaggccagcagctgcccccccTCCATCCTCAACTCCACAGCCGacatcccagtgctgctggtcAACGGGTGCTTGGAACAAGGAGATGCATCTTCCAGGCCGGCCAAAGCCCCCCCAGCTTCTGTCAAGCAGAtcccccttcccagctgcagcccaacCTTGAGGCTTGGTGGCCTGAACAACGCGCTGTCGGCACCAGCACTCTCCTGCGTCTCGGACA GTCCCCTCAGGGCTGGGCAGCCAACCATGAAGTTTGTGATGGACACGTCGAAGTACTGGTTCAAGCCGAGCATAACGAGGGACCAGG CGAtccagctgctgaaggacaAGGAGCCAGGCACGTTCGTGGTGCGGGACAGCACGTCGTACCGGGGGTCTTTTGGACTGGCTATGAAGGTTCCCGTCTCCCCATCCGGCAGCCAGACAG GCGACGAGAGCAGTGACCTTGTCCGGCACTTCCTTATCGAGTCGTCTGCCAAAGGGGTGCACCTGAAAGGAGCCAGCGAGGAGCTGTATTTCG GGAGCCTCTCTGCCTTTGTCTATCAGCACGCCATCACCCCgctggcactgccctgcaaGCTGAGCATCCCCACCCGAG ACCTCGCTGACGGCGAAGACAGCCCTGACTGTGCTCCCGAGTCCACGCCATCCCTGCTGAAGAAAACCGCTG TGTGCAACGTCTTGTACCTCAACTCGGTGAACATGGAGACGCTCACGGGAGCCCCGGCCATCCAGAAAGCTGTCTCCTCCACCTTCGAGCTGGAGACGCTGCCCACACCCACCCTGGTGCACTTCAGGGTGACGGAGCAGGGCGTCACGCTGACGGACATCCAGAGGAA GGTCTTTTTCAGGCGACACTACCCCTTGGCTGCCATCAGGTTTTGCGGGATGGACCCTGAGAACAGAAA GTGGCAGAAGTACTGCAAGTCCTCGAG GATCTTTGGGTTTGTGGCCAAAAGCCAGACAGATTCGGAGAACCTCTGTCACCTGTTTGCAGAGTACGACACGGTGCAGCCAGCATCGCTTGTCATCGACCTTCTCTGCAAGCTCCTGCCAGGCCCGTAG
- the LOC130160324 gene encoding collagen alpha-1(III) chain-like, translated as MGSGSPQHLLRTLCILSVLAGHLAPATAQWFYPLGSENSSPDPDTSPTAPTAPTLGGEEDGDAGGMEATQKMLLSKPPLATAPRRREPLTKGVAKGPGHAPARRRGQHRPTVTPEIFEGSAEEEEFLQIKTTAKGLPRQVPPAPETDLALQMHNGSGCVCPVRPGPPGPPGPKGGKGDRGSPGERGQPGFSGERGKSGSPGQPGHQGPRGPPGPPGPPGPPGPPGTWKARSPPAPAALPEGSENNELGASSPAGNPGPPGPPGLPGLPGPPGYPGHEGPPGAPGREGQPGPPGPPGAVGPPGFPGAEGPPGSPGLAGPDGPPGAPGLPGPQGAPGVPGHEGPPGPTGPASLPGKPGLRGEPGFPGLKGEKGERGLPGMPGSPGRTGETGSPGMPGPMGPPGPPGDYRCDSRHTGHRGPTGLPGPKGEKGDPGERGCCYGEHGCKPGHPHFPSTDSRSGSWVPISGYQTGSKEEPEIYGAIIPHGLRGPPGPPGPPGPPGPPGAPGLLYLNRVYPVRAQPPCKQPVSCSSAVPERDPVPSPCTGTGVPVPSTSNGPHLPSQAATDTDWAADADIPQTERLDSRADLRRQTWVFKSKELMLKSGSSVPEGSLVYVREGSSAFLRTPTGWSRLLLEDSQSLFASDDPSASTPQYQEVKQVQTRGPDTGPPALAPTDSLVQKEEAQGLSQILPTTVAPRIPSLRLAALNVPLTGDMSGIRGADLQCYRQSQEAQLYGTFRAFLSAPTQDLISIVKRTDRTLPIVNLKGQLLAKSWSSLFEGQTGAALRGPVYSFSGHNVLIDPLWPQQLAWHGSTPRGGQARRRDCQGWRSSGPGEGLATPLGEGRLLAGQRHNCSEELVVLCVEVAFPYRHMW; from the exons ATGGGGTCCGGTAgcccccagcacctcctccgCACGCTCTGCATCCTCTCCGTGCTGGCCGGGCACCTGgcccctgccacagcccagtgGTTTTACCCCCTGGGCTCGGAGAACAGCAGCCCGGATCCGgacaccagccccacagcccccacggCCCCCACcctgggtggggaggaag ATGGAGATGCCGGTGGCATGGAGGCCACGCAGAAGATGCTGCTGAGCAAACCCCCACTGGCGACGGCCCCCAGACGCCGGGAGCCCCTCACCAAGGGGGTAGCGAAGGGTCCGGGCCATGCCCCAGCACGCAGGCGAGGCCAG CACCGACCAACAGTCACCCCGGAGATCTTCGAGGGGAGCGCGGAGGAAGAGGAGTTCCTGCAGATCAAG ACCACAGCAAAGGGGCTGCCCCGGcaggtgcccccagccccagagacGGACCTTGCCCTCCAG atGCACAACGGCTCCGGCTGCGTCTGCCCCGTGCGCCCCGGCCCTCCTGGCCCTCCTGGCCCAAAG ggagggaaaggagaccGAGGGTCCCCAGGAGAGAGAGGCCAGCCCGGATTCTCCGGGGAGAGAGGGAAGTCCGGCAGCCCAGGACAGCCAGGTCACCAGGGTCCCCGGGGCCCCCCGGGTCCTCCAGGACCACCGGGGCCCCCAGGACCACCAGGCACCTGGAAAGCCAGGAGCCCACCTGCGCCTGCTGCTCTCCCCGAGGGATCGGAGAATAATGAG ctgggagcatCCAGCCCTGCGGGAAACCCAGGACCCCCAGGACCCCctgggctgcctgggctgcccGGACCCCCAGGCTACCCGGGCCATGAAGGCCCCCCAGGGGCCCCTGGGCGGGAAGGGCAGCCGGGACCCCCCGGCCCACCGGGGGCTGTGGGACCACCCGGTTTCCCCGGGGCTGAAGGACCTCCAGGGTCTCCAGGCTTGGCTGGGCCAGATGGACCCCCAGGGGCACCAGGGCTCCCAGGCCCTCAAGGTGCCCCCGGGGTGCCTGGGCACGAAGGACCCCCCGGTCCCACAGGACCTGCATCGCTCCCTGGCAAACCAGGGCTCCGAGGGGAGCCAGGATTCCCCGGACTAAAG GGTGAGAAGGGTGAGCGTGGGCTGCCGGGCATGCCGGGGAGCCCTGGCCGGACTGGAGAGACGGGCTCCCCTGGCATGCCTGGTCCCATGGGGCCGCCGGGGCCACCAGGGGACTACAGG TGCGACTCACGCCACACTGGGCACCGCGGACCGACCGGGCTGCCGGGCCCCAAG GGAGAAAAGGGGGACCCTGGAGAGCGG GGGTGCTGCTACGGGGAACATGGGTGCAAACCAGGCCACCCCCACTTCCCCAGCACCGACAGCCGGTCCGGCTCCTGGGTGCCCATCAGCGGGTACCAAACG ggCAGCAAAGAGGAGCCGGAGATTTACGGAGCGATCATCCCCCAT GGTCTTCGAGGGCCACCTGGGCCAcccggcccccccgggcccccTGGCCCCCCCGGAGCACCAGGTCTCCTCTACCTCAAC AGGGTTTACCCGGTCCGTGCCCAGCCACCCTGCAAGCAGCCGGtaagctgcagctctgctgtccctgAGAGAGaccctgtcccctccccatgCACCGGGACgggtgtccctgtgcccagcaCCAGTAATGGGCCCCACTTGCCTTCGCAGGCAGCCACCGACACAGACTGGGCAGCAG ATGCTGACATCCCCCAGACGGAGCGACTGGACTCCCGTGCTGATCTCCGG CGCCAGACGTGGGTCTTCAAGTCCAAGGAGCTGATGCTGAAGTCGGGCAGCAGCGTGCCCGAGGGGAGCCTGGTCTACGTGCGGGAAGGGAGCAGTGCCTTCCTCCGGACCCCCACCGGCTGGAGCCGCCTCCTG CTGGAAGATTCGCAGTCGCTCTTTGCCAGTGACGACCCCTCCGCATCCACCCCACAGTACCAG gAGGTGAAGCAGGTACAGACAAGAGGTCCTGACACAGGGCCACCCGCGCTGGCCCCAACCGACTCGCTG GTTCAGAAGGAGGAGGCACAAGGGCTGTCCCAGATCCTGCCAACCACCGTTGCCCCACGGATTCCATCA CTCCGCCTGGCCGCCCTGAACGTGCCCCTCACTGGCGACATGAGTGGGATCCGGGGTGCCGACCTGCAGTGCTACCGGCAGTCCCAGGAGGCTCAGCTTTACGGCACTTTCCGGGCATTCCTGTCGGCCCCCACCCAGGACCTGATCTCCATCGTCAAAAGGACGGACAGGACCCTCCCCATCGTCAACCTGAAG GGCCAGCTGCTGGCCAAATCCTGGAGCTCCCTCTTCGAGGGCCAGACTGGTGCCGCCCTGCGGGGCCCCGTCTACTCCTTCAGTGGGCACAATGTCCTGATAGATCCCCTCTG GCCTCAACAGCTGGCCTGGCACGGATCCACGCCACGTGGTGGCCAAGCCCGCAGGCGGGATTGCCAGGGCTGGCGCAGCTCTGGCCCTGGGGAGGGCCTGGCCACCCCCTTGGGCGAGGGCAGGCTGCTGGCCGGGCAGCGGCACAACTGTTCCGAGGAGCTGGTGGTGCTCTGCGTGGAGGTGGCCTTTCCCTACCGGCACATGTGGTGA